The Oncorhynchus nerka isolate Pitt River linkage group LG3, Oner_Uvic_2.0, whole genome shotgun sequence genome includes the window atacagggggttcttTGAAGAAAGGGTTCTACCCAGCACCAAAAATGGTTCCAAAGAACCGAAGAACACTGTATGGTTGTATTTAGCATATTTTTTTCTAGGAGTGtatgatgttttttttttaaagaattgtGAGGTAAAATAAGGTTTTTGATTGATGACTTATAGTATTATGCAGACAACAGTTCCCCTGTTTAGTGTTTTGTCAGAATAAATTAATTGTTCCCTCACTGGTTTTGATCAAACATTAGGTTGATTCAATAATTGCTAGTCGTTAACCTTCGAAAAATATGGCCATGCGAAATTCCACAAGTACGCGTGAGTGGTAGATAAGATTAACTCCTAAGCCTCTTAGTGACAAACAACTAATTGGACACAAGTATCAATCAAACTCATTCACATTAGCCATGAAATCCTGGATTTCCACACCCGGTCAGTCTGGAGGCAAAAGAGAGTACTGGGTAGAGGGCTTCTGGTCTTCCCAGTCTGCCTGTCCTGGGTAGAGGGCTTATGGTCTTCCCAGTCTGCCTGTCCTGGGTAGAGGGCTTATGGTCTTCCCAGTCTGCCTGTTCCCAGTCTACCTGTCCTGGGTAGAGGGCTTCTGGTCTTCCCAGTCTGCCTGTTCCCAGTCTGCCTGTCCTGGGTAGAGGGCTTCTGGTCTTCCCAGTCTGCCTGTTCCCAGTCTGCCTGTCCTGGGTAGAGGGCTTCTGGTCTTCCCAGTCTGCCTGTTCCCAGTCTACCTGTCCTGAGTAGAGGGCTTCTGGTCTTCCCAGTCTGCCTGTTCCCAGTCTGCCTGTCCTGGGTAGAGTGCTTCTGGTCTACCCAGTCTGCCTGTTCCCAGTCTGACTGTCCTGGGTAGAGGGCCTCTAGTCTTCCCAGTCTGCCTGTCCTGGGTAGAGGGCCTCTGTCTGCCCAATCTGCCTGTCCTGGGTAGAGGGCTTCTGGTCTTCCCAGTCTGCCTGTTCCCAATCTGCCTGTCCTGGGTAGAGGGCCTCTGTCTGCCCAGTCTGCATGTCCTGAGTAGAGGGCTTCTGGTCTTCCCAGTCtgtctgctcccagtctgccTGTCCTGGGTAGAGGGCTTCTGGTCTACCCAGCCTGCCTGTTCCCAGTCTGATTGTCCTGGGTAGAGGGCCTATAGTCTTCCCAGTCTGCCTGTCCTGGGTAGAGGGCCTCTTGTCTGCCCAATCTGCCTGTCCTGGGTAGAGGGCTTCTGGTCTTCCCAGTCTGCCTGTTCCCAATCTGCCTGTCCTGGGTAGAGGGCCTCTGTCTGCCCAGTCTACCTGTTCCCAGTCTGCCTGTTCCCAGTCTACCTGTTCCCAGTCTGCCTGTCCTGGGTAGAGGGCCACTGTCTGCCCAGTCTGCCTGTCCTGGGTAGAGGGCCTCTGGTCTGCCCAGTCTGCCTGTCCTGGGTAGAGGGCTTCTGGTCTTCCCAGTCTGCCTGTTCCCAGTCTGCCTGTCCTGGGTAGAGGGCTTCTGGTCTTCCCAGTCTGCCTGTTCCCAATCTGCCTGTCCTGGGTAGAGGGCCTCTGTCTGCCCAGTCTACCTGTTCCCAGTCTGCCTGTTCCCAGTCTACCTGTTCCCAGTCTGCCTGTCCTGGGTAGAGGGCCACTGTCTGCCCAGTCTGCCTGTCCTGGGTAGAGGGCCTCTGGTCTGCCCAGTCTGCCTGTCCTGGGTAGAGGGCTTCTGGTCTTCCCAGTCTGCCTGTTCCCAGTCTACCTGTCCTGAGTAGAGGGCTTCTGGTCTTCCCAGTCTGCCTGTTCCCAGTCTGCCTGTCCTGGGTAGAGGGCTTCTGGTCTTCCCAGTCTGCCTGTTCCCAATCTGCCTGTCCTGGGTAGAGGGCCTCTGTCTGCCCAGTCTGCCTGTCCTGGGTAGAGGGCTTCTGGTCTACCCAGCCTGCCTGTTCCCAGTCTGATTGTCCTGGGTAGAGGGCCTCTAGTCTTCCCAGTCTGCCTGTCCTGGGTAGAGGGCCTCTTGTCTGCCCAATCTGCCTGTCCTGGGTAGAGGGCCTCTAGTCTTCCCAGTCTGCCTGTCCTGGGTAGAGGGCCTCTTGTCTGCCCAATCTGCTTGTCCTGGGTAGAGGGCTTCTGGTCTTCCCAGTCTGCCTGTTCCCAATCTGCCTGTCCTGGGTAGAGGGCCTCTGTCTGCCCAGTCTACCTGTTCCCAGTCTGCCTGTTCCCAGTCTACCTGTTCCCAGTCTGCCTGTCCTGGGTAGAGGGCCACTGTCTGCCCAGTCTGCCTGTCCTGGGTAGAGGGCCTCTGGTCTGCCCAGTCTGCCTGTCCTGGGTAGAGGGCTTCTGGTCTTCCCAGTCTGCCTGTTCCCAGTCTGCCTGTCCTGGGTAGAGGGCTTCTGGTCTTCCCAGTCTGCCTGTTCCCAATCTGCCTGTCCTGGGTAGAGGGCCTCTGTCTGCCCAGTCTACCTGTTCCCAGTCTGCCTGTTCCCAGTCTACCTGTTCCCAGTCTGCCTGTCCTGGGTAGAGGGCCACTGTCTGCCCAGTCTGCCTGTCCTGGGTAGAGGGCCTCTGGTCTGCCCAGTCTGCCTGTCCTGGGTAGAGGGCTTCTGGTCTTCCCAGTCTGCCTGTTCCCAGTCTACCTGTCCTGAGTAGAGGGCTTCTGGTCTTCCCAGTCTGCCTGTTCCCAGTCTGCCTGTCCTGGGTAGAGGGCTTCTGGTCTTCCCAGTCTGCCTGTTCCCAATCTGCCTGTCCTGGGTAGAGGGCCTCTGTCTGCCCAGTCTGCCTGTCCTGGGTAGAGGGCTTCTGGTCTACCCAGCCTGCCTGTTCCCAGTCTGATTGTCCTGGGTAGAGGGCCTCTAGTCTTCCCAGTCTGCCTGTCCTGGGTAGAGGGCCTCTTGTCTGCCCAATCTGCCTGTCCTGGGTAGAGGGCCTCTAGTCTTCCCAGTCTGCCTGTCCTGGGTAGAGGGCCTCTTGTCTGCCCAATCTGCTTGTCCTGGGTAGAGGGCTTCTGGTCTTCCCAGTCTGCCTGTTCCCAATCTGCCTGTCCTGGGTAGAGGGCCTCTGGTCTGCCCAGTCTGCCTGTCCTGGGTAGAGGGCCTCTGGTCTGCCCAGTCTGCCTGTCCTGGGTAGAGGGCCTCTGTCTGCCCAGTCTGCCTGTCCTGGGTAGAGGGCCTCTGGTCTGCCCAGTCTGCCTGTCCTGGGTAGAGGGCCTCTGGTCTGCCCAGTCTGCCTGTCCTGGGTAGAGGGCCTCTGGTCTGCCCAGTCTGCCTGTCCTGGGTAGAGGGCCTCTGGTCTGCCCAGTCTGCCTGTGCTGGGTAGAGGGCCTCTGGTCTGCCCAGTCTGCCTGTCCTGGGTAGAGGGCCTCTGTCTGCCCAGTCTGCATGGAGAGGAAAGACGTTATCTGCAATCTCTTCCAATGCTCCCAAAACTCAAACATGTTTATTCACACAAATGTAAACATGTTTTCTTTGACTATCATTCGTTATTTAGTACTTTAATTATTCATGAAAAGACACACTAACGTACACTGTACAGTAGACTCAATTAATACTGTATAACAATATTATGCCTTGCAATTGTACAAGTTAACGTAAGTCCGGAGCACCTTTACACATTTCTTCACATGTTAATCAAAATGACTCCTTCAGTTCTGTTGGTGAGTTAGCTTCAGCGGTGGTGGGAGTATAGCCCGAGAACAATTCCCGTGAATCTGTCAAATTCGTTCAGTTAGCAAGTTATGACAGCCTTTGGTTATtgcattcctctcctctctgttactatGGATGAACCATGAGCACAGTGCAATATTATAACATCACTAATCACAGATCAGACTGTGCATGAGCTTATTTCAGAAGCTTACTGACAGTCTTTCAGGGTATTGTTTGTTAATGGAGAATCAAACAATGGGCTTAGAAGCTCCAGTCGAGTCCCATACGAGGGCCCATGTGATGGACAGTATAAACACAGCATGGACTAAGACTGTGAGTTCAATGGAACTAGTAGATCAATATATGTCATTGAAATATTTGCACAAGACAGGTTATAATATTGATGTATCATTTATATGAACTTGTTGAAACAATATGTGCAAAGATGAGATGGCAAGTCACTTGTAGCTGTGAGCTCAATTCAACTGAACCAGCATCTCTGTGAGCTCAATTCAACTGAACCAGCATCTCTGTGAGCTCAATACAACCGAACCAGCATCTATATGAGCTCAATTCAACAGAACCAGCATCTACATGAGCTCAATTCAACTGAACCAGCATCTCTGTGAGCTCAATTCAACTGAACCAGCATCTCTACGAGCTCAAGTCAACTGAACCAGCAACTACATGAGCTCAATTCAATTGAACCAGCATCTCTGTGAGCTCAATTCAACTGAACCAGCATCTCTGTGAGCTCAATTCAACTGAACCAGCATCTCTACGAGCTCAATTCAACTTAACCAGCATCTCTGTAAGCTCAAGTCAACTGAACCAGCATTTCTGTGAGCTCAATTCAAATGAGCCAGCATCTCTACGAGCTCAATTCAACTGAACCAGCATCTCTGTGAGCTCAATTCAACTTAACCAGCATCTCTGTGAACTCAATTCAAATGAACCAGCATCTCGATGAGCTCAATTCAACTGAATTAGCATCTCTATGCTtgcacagtatatatatattttcccatcttcaaataaaataaaatgacatACTAATGGTTTCAGGTACTGTAAAAACTTCTCAGATTTTTCATAATAAGTTTTTCAGTTTTCAGAATAAGCAGTTTTTATGTGAGTGAGCAGACACTGCTGTAGTCATTGGTATGGGAGGTTCAGTTTTGATGTGAGTGAGCAGACACTGCTGTAGTCATTGGTATGGGAGGTTCAGTTTTGATGTGAGTGAGCAGACACTGCTGTAGTCATTGGTATGGGAGGTTCAGTTTTGATGTGAGTGAGCAGACACTGCTGTAGTCATTGGTATGGGAGGTTCAGTTTTGATGTGAATGAGCAGACACTGCTGTAGTCATTGGTATGGGAGGTTCAGTTTTGATGTGAGTGAGCAGACACTGCTGTAGTCATTGGTATGGGAGGTTCAGTTTTGATGTGAGTGAGCAGACACTGCTGTAGTCATTGGTATGGGAGGTTCAGTTTTGATGTGAGTGAGCAGACACTGCTGTAGTCATTGGTATGGGAGGTTCAGTTTTTATGTGAGTGAGCAGACACTGCTGTAGTCATTGGCATGGGAGGTTCAGTTTTGATGTGAGTGAGCAGACACTGCTGTAGTCATTGGCATGGGAGGTTCAGTTTTGATGTGAGTGAGCAGACACTGCTGTAGTCATTGGTATGGGAGGTTCAGTTTTTATGTGAGTGAGCAGACACTGCTGTAGTCATTGGCATGGGATGTTCAGTTTTGATGTGAGTGAGCAGACACTGCTGTAGTCATTGGTATGGGAGGTTCAGTTTTGATGTGAGTGAGCAGACACTGCTGTAGTCATTGGCATGGGAGGTTCAGTTTTGATGTGAGTGAGCAGACACTGCTGTACTCATTGGTATGGGAGGTTCAGTTTTGATGTGAGTGAGCAGACACTGCTGTAGTCATTGGCATGGGAGGTTCAGTTTTGATGTGAGTGAGCAGACACTGCTGTACTCATTGGTATGGGAGGTTCAGTTTTGATGTGAGTGAGCAGACACTGCTGTAGTCATTGGCATGGGAGGTTCAGTTTTGATGTGAGTGAGCAGACACTGCTGTAGTCATTGGCATGGGAGGTTCAGTTTTGATGTGAGTGAGCAGACACTGCTGTAGTCATTGGTATGGGAGGTTCAGTTTTGATGTGAGTGAGCAGACACTGCTGTAGTCATTGGCATGGGAGGTTCAGTTTTGATGTGAGTGAGCAGACACTGCTGTACTCATTGGTATGGGAGGTTCAGTTTTGATGTGAGTGAGCAGACACTGCTGTAGTCATTGGTATGGGAGGTTCAGTTTTTATGTGAGTGAGCAGACACTGCTGTAGTCATTGGCATGGGAGGTTCAGTTTTGATGTGAGTGAGCAGACACTGCTGTAGTCATTGGCATGGGAGGTTCAGTTTTGATGTGAGTGAGCAGACACTGCTGTAGTCATTGGTATGGGAGGTTCAGTTTTGATGTGAGTGAGCAGACACTGCTGTAGTCATTGGCATGGGAGGTTCAGTTTTGATGTGAGTGAGCAGACACTGCTGTAGTCATTGGTATGGGAGGTTCAGTTTTGATGTGAGTGAGCAGACACTGCTGTAGTCATTGGCATGGGAGGTTCAGTTTTGATGTGAGTGAGCAGACACTGCTGTAGTCATTGGTATGGGAGGTTCAGTTTTGATGTGAGTGAGCAGACACTGCTGTAGTCATTGGTATGGGAGGTTCAGTTTTGATGTGAGTGAGCAGACACTGCTGTAGTCATTGGTATGGGAGGTTCAGTTTTGATGTGAGTGAGCAGACACTGCTGTAGTCATTGGTATGGGAGGTTCCGTTTTTATGTGAGTGAGCAGACACTGCTGTAGTCATTGGAATGGGAGGTTCAGTTTTGATGTGAGTGAGCAGACACTGCTGTAGTCATTGGTATGGGAGGTTCAGTTTTGATGTGAGTGAGCAGACACTGCTGTAGTCATTGGTATGGGAGGTTCAGTTTTGATTGAATTCCAGCCAGTTTAATTGATGGTGCAGTTGACAGCTAAAACCAGCCTCAAGCTATCACATTCTCTAATGTAGACTACCTCATGCTAAATTCTTCACCTCTTTTAACCAGAGTCAGTAGACCAACAAATGCTTAATGCCCCGGTGACTCTTTTTAAGTGTGTCGTTTTTAACGCCTTCCTGCGCCTGCTCCATTGGGTGGCTCAGACAGATTTAGCTGCAACTTAAGAGGAAGGTGTCAGTCAGGCCTGAGCCCTTTGAAGCCAAAAACAGtctatttctttttttaaatcaacacaCACTAATCACCCATATGTTTGTCAACAGACAGTTTAAAACTTCACATGAATGCAGTTCTGGTAGACTACTAGTAGACTATGCCCCAATTATTGTTGTGGGCTAGTGTAACTATGTGACTATTCTCATGTTGAATTAAAGTGGGCTcgcgagtggcgcagcggtctaaggcactgcatctcagtgctagaggcgtcactacagactctggtttgattccaggctgtatcacaaccgggccatgattgagagtcccatagggtggggcacaattggcccagtgtcgtccgggttatggtttggccggggtagcccATCAAAattaaataagaattagttcttaaactgacttgcctatttaaaacTTTTTAAAATAAAGGTAGACTTGTTTAAGAAATTCTTTCAACCTCGTATTATGTACAGCACCATACCAGTGTGTAAATATGCGAAAAGTATGCATTTATAAGTTCTTCTAGTTATGAGGATTAGAAGAAAGGTTCTAAATCAAGTTAATTTCTAATTGATTTTGATCTCATACGgtttgaaaatcactgttttATTATGTTAATACTTTTGATGACATCATCCTTTTTAATGTTACATTTCATTTTCACATATATAGAATCCGGtatggtgctggagataatgaatgtAAGGTTGAAAATGGCTTTTTGAGTATTACAATTGGTGGCTTACAACATAAAAGTACTAAAATGCCATAATATTATTGGGTAGTTAATACATGGTGAACAAAGTATTCAGCGTATTTACAGTGAATACATGGTACATATATTTTAGGTAAACGGTGTTGATGATGATTTTTTTTCTGTATTCATAAACAACAAAATCAACATTGGTTGATTACGAGAAGAAGATATCCTATGAACTGAAAATTAAAGCATCCGATTTAGGCACCAACACATCAGTCTAAAATAACCTCTGAATGAAAGTCATTTATTCAGATGGGAAAAGCCCAACTGGGTTaaagataagagcgtctgctaaatgacttaaatgtaaatgtaaatgtattgaagAAATGCTAATATACATGCTAATACACATGCTAATATGCATGCTAATATACATGCTAATACACATGCTAATATGCATGCTAATACACATGCTAATATGCATGCTAATATACATGCTAATACACATGCTAATATGCATGCTAATATACATGCTTCACTGTAAGGAAGTTTTTTTCTTACCATTACCAAATGACATTACCACACTCTAAAAAATGCTGGGTTGTTTGTTTGACCCGACAGCTGGGTTGAAGGAGTTGGGCTGAtttcttaaaaataaaataaaatagagcAAGAATAGGTTGGTGAAGAAGGGTTATTGAGAGATGACCCAGTGGGTCTGATCAGAAGACTGGAGGTGTAGTTTAGTAGGGATGTGGCTTTCAGATAGTTCAGTTTAGCCACCTGTGAGAGTAGtcatctgttctgttgtataGTTATCACATGTTAAGTTTAAACATGAACTTTGTTGTCGCTTCAATGAGGTTTGCAGAATTGTATGAGTTCCCTAAAAACCTGCAAATCCCATTGTTAGATTAGATACCACTTtattaaaatagtaaaaaataatctTAATATTCTAGAAAATTGTGTAAAATGCAGCAACAAAAATGTTTTACATGATGAACAGGAATTACATTTACTCTCACGGGTGGTCAATAAGATCTATCTGAAAGCCACACCCCTTAATAAACCATGTCTCCTGATAATAACCTAAGGATTACATTTAAAAAGACAGAGCTGCTAGGTCAACCCAGCATTAAAGTATAAAACACCCAACTAATGGTTAAATTAACCCaggtttgggtaatcccaacaacCCAACATGTTGGGTTATTCACCCAACCCAATTGGTTGGTTCAAAAATAACTCAGCATGTGTTCTGTCCAATATCCACTGCTGGGTTACCAAAGAACCCaaatcaggttgtttttagcccaGCATTTTTTAGAGTGCACTGTATTTAAAAAGACCATTTGCACGCTGTCGAGGAGAAGAGTGGTAGCAATTGGCGCCAGCTGGAAAGCAAACGCGCCCCATTTGGCTGGCCAGTTCAATGCCATTGGTCGGTGAGTCAACTAATTTGCATAAATCAAGGTTTATAGATCAACGCTCTCTTTAGACCACATCCAATCCAGTTGCTCGTGGCAAGGGAGCTCAACATCACAACAAGTTTACTTGCAGCTCGCTTTCTTTATGACGTTTTCTGTCATCATCATTGCACTTTAAAATGGGTTTCTGCGGGTTTCGAGGAGTTGGAGAGTGCGTGGTGTTTGCTATTCTGTTCTACTCGGTTCAGTCTACGACTACAAGGTACTACACATATGAAGAGGATGCGCCCGGGACAGAGATTGGAAATCTGTCTCAGGATTTAAAGATAGACCCAGCTGAGGACCCTCAAACATCTTTCCGCTTCATGCAGGAGAACAATTCGTGTGTGATTCAAATGAGGGAGATTGATGGACTTTTAACTGTTGGGGAAACAATTGACCGGGAGCAGCTGTGCCCTAGGTCCCCGCGGTGTTTTGTCACCTTCGACATAGTTGCCTTCTCCAAAGAAAAGTTTCAGCTGATTCACGTAGAGATCGAGGTAAGGGACATAAACGACAATTCACCCCAGTTTCTCCACAACGAGACGACCCTTGAAATATCCGAGAATGTTCAGCTGGACTCCCGATTCCCGTTGGACATCGCTGTTGACCATGATGTCGGCAATAACTACATCCAAAGTTACCATATCTCTCCCTCCAGCCATTTCATAGTTGATGTGCGAAGCAGGGAGGATGGAGTGAAGTATGCTGAACTTGTGCTTGTGAAAGCTATGGATAGAGAGGCTGAAGATTCCTATACAGTTGAAGTGACGGCAACAGATGGCGGAGAGCCACCCAGGTCCGGATCAATGACTGTTCATATCAAAGTGCTAGATTTTAATGACAACAGCCCAACGTTTGAGCACAACTCACTAAAAGTTGAACTTTATGAGGATTCTCCTGTAGGTTACCAAGTGCTTAAGGTGCATGCGTTTGATCTAGATGCTGGTATCAATGGCGAGGTAGTGTATGGATTTGTAGAAGACACATCATCTGAAGCAATGCGTATTTTTAATATAGACCGGATTTCCGGTGCTGTAACTTTAAAAACATTGGTTGATTACGAGAAGAAGATATCCTATGAACTGAAAATTAAAGCATCCGATTTAGGCACTAATTCTATTCCATCGACTTGCAAAGTGGTTGTTGATGTCGTAGATGTAAATGATAACGCACCAGAAATCACCATCAAGCCAAAGACCTCGACGAGTGACGATGTGGCTTACATCACGGAGGCCGCAGCGGAGGAAAGTTTTGTGGCGCTAATCAGCACCTCGGACAGCGACTCTGGCTCGAACGGTTACGTGCGCAGTAGCCTACACGGGCACGAACATTTCAAGTTACAACAGGCCTACGGGGACAGTTTTATGATTGTAACAACCACCACTTTAGATAGAGAAACGATCCCAGAGTATAACCTCACTGTGGTGGCTGAAGACCTTGGAACTCCTCCTTTCAAAACCATCAAGCAGTATACCATCAGAGTGACGGACGAGAACGACAACGCCCCCCTCTTCAGTAAATCCATTTATGAAGTTTCTGTCCTGGAAAATAATATTCCCGGgtcatatataactactgttgtagCACGGGACCTTGATCGGGGTAAAAACGCCAAAGTGTCATATAAACTCATAGACTCCGAGGTTGTCGGGGATGCTTCCATTTCGACGTATGTGTCTATAGACCCAGTATCAGGGTCATTGTATAGCC containing:
- the LOC115121660 gene encoding protocadherin-8-like, giving the protein MGFCGFRGVGECVVFAILFYSVQSTTTRYYTYEEDAPGTEIGNLSQDLKIDPAEDPQTSFRFMQENNSCVIQMREIDGLLTVGETIDREQLCPRSPRCFVTFDIVAFSKEKFQLIHVEIEVRDINDNSPQFLHNETTLEISENVQLDSRFPLDIAVDHDVGNNYIQSYHISPSSHFIVDVRSREDGVKYAELVLVKAMDREAEDSYTVEVTATDGGEPPRSGSMTVHIKVLDFNDNSPTFEHNSLKVELYEDSPVGYQVLKVHAFDLDAGINGEVVYGFVEDTSSEAMRIFNIDRISGAVTLKTLVDYEKKISYELKIKASDLGTNSIPSTCKVVVDVVDVNDNAPEITIKPKTSTSDDVAYITEAAAEESFVALISTSDSDSGSNGYVRSSLHGHEHFKLQQAYGDSFMIVTTTTLDRETIPEYNLTVVAEDLGTPPFKTIKQYTIRVTDENDNAPLFSKSIYEVSVLENNIPGSYITTVVARDLDRGKNAKVSYKLIDSEVVGDASISTYVSIDPVSGSLYSLRSFDFETLQQIELTIQADDKGSPQLSSTSVIRIKVVDQNDNYPYFTFPVMLNDSAEIPLPVNAPLGYLALRVQGQDEDEGMNGELSYRIVQGDSKIFSINKDTGEIALKQGLASAIGDVLEIKIALSDSGRSPLSSSATIHFVVSDLQLSDDQLVIVLRSTDEESAGLDISVVVIIILGGGCTLLLIAIAIVVITCKLNQGGKDHDSKRDVTHSLFDSRHHPRLNSAEPNMFGDPRGFLNERTSSSLDESSLYEEKSGELESQMFLPPKPFQPSSVWQGDKYYPQISSGIDQQSVKDSGKGDSDFNDSDSDISGDGGKKNLRTFQPWAKGSFHATNTLAVDCQGTYCVIPTQSFQAPRDNAYTIGFIQAPVYNNAHAYPHSWKDSGYNTSIPKARNTMQTFSNHTGTLPSYFTHQKRQSPAGLDEIQEHNQDITTMATISEVATIL